The DNA window GGAATGGCCCTAAAATTTGAGGGCGCATTAACGCTCTTACAAATTTTAGCCGCGAGATTCATCGCGCAGTAGACTCGCCACCCGATTCATCCCAATACACCACCACCCCATCCTCTTCCTCGCTCCATTTTTCCATCACCTCGCGGGTGGTTTGATTTTTGTGATGTTCTTTTTGATTGCGGGCGTAGGCAATGACCGCAGAGAGAGCTTTGTCGCCAAACGAAAGCACGCCGTAGCCTCGTTGCCACTCGAATGCGCCCGGGTGTTTCAAAACATGTGTCACCCAATGTGAGCTTGCCCCTTTGAGTTTGCCGATAAAATCAGCCACGGCATATTTCGGTGGCAAAGAAAAAACCGTATGAATGTGATCTGCGATGCCGCCAATCATGTGCATAATCGCGCCTAATTCCAGGCCTTTGCGGCGCAGATAGGCGTAGAGTATGGGTTCCAACTCCGGGGTGATCAACGCCTCGCGATTTTTGCACGCCCAAACGCCGTGATAATGCAATCGCCAATAGGACATGGGACCCTCCATTTTGAAATAGGATGATACGATTCCCGCCCGGTGATGAATCGCCGGGCTAAAAAATGCAAGCGCCACGAATGGCGCTGGAATTCGAGGGCGCTTCAGCGTCCTTCGAAATTTTAGCCCCGCGATTTATCACGGGGCGGTTTCACAAGCAATCTTCCCATTGCCAAACACCGCGCCTTTACCCACGTGAACAATCTCGCAGGTACGCAGCAAATGGATGAACGGCGCCAAGTCGCCCTCCAAGACAATTTCTCCGACAAATCCTCCCATCTTCATCTCCGTGTTTTGGCGGTTACTGCGGCGTTCCCAATCGACCCACTGCAATTGCCGCCGGGTGATCTTGACGGAATTGGCGGCAGTAAGCAAATCGTGGAATTCCCAATCGAGACTTGCCCCAGGCAGATGAAAATGCGCCAATTCCAACACGCGGCGGATCATTTTGAACGCCAGCATGCGAAAGGAGAATTCACTGGTCAGAGTATTATTGAATTTGAGGCGTGTGGGTGTTTGGAATGTGATCTGCGCCGAAGATACGGTGGAATGAGTTATCGCTGAAACCAGTTGCGGCGAGGGATTTTCGTGCAAACGCTTGCTTGCACCATCATACAACAACCGCCATTCAATCTCGCCGGTTGCTGTCCGCGGCTCGATATCGCCTTCCTGCTGTTTGCCTTTTTCTTTTTGCTGTTTGTTTTCCCCCTCCTGCCATTCGACTTTCAGCAAGTCAAAAGGGAAGCGCTTGTAGCCCAGGCCTTCTGAGGCCATCTGTGCAACGGCGTAGATGGCATAGGGATGAAGTGGTATGGCTTTGCCAAACAGAAGCAAATCAAAGCGCAGCGACTCACCGGCGCGGTAATGTTGTTGTTGATCAAATGGTTCAAAAACGTAAGGGCGCGGGGCCGTGTCCAGGCCGCGCAAGAAGGGCGGGGGCTCGCCTTCGACGAAAGTTTCGAACAACTGGGGATAAGCGCATTGGCGTCGCAAGAGACAGGTCTCACAAGGCTGTTGCGGCCCCATGACGCAAACGGTGCGGCGCAGCGCATGGCCAAACGCGCCGCGCAAGAGCGAGCCTTTGAAGAAGGGTAAATGCGAATCTCGTTGCGCCAGTAAAGAGAAGCGCATACGAAGGTAGGGAATGTGGGGTAATTGATAATTTACCGCCCCAGACTTGTTGGCGTGGAAACTCGGACCATTGGAAATGGTATGATCATTCTGATCTTTCGGCATCAAGTTACTCCTGATCAGAAACTCAACCTCAATTTTCTAAAAACAGCCGTGACGAGCTTGAAAAAACTATGACGCTGGCAGGAAAAGTGTTTGCATGATAACAAACTTCAAACGGTAAAGCAAGGGCATTTGATTGCGGAATGCGGATTAGTGATTGCGGATTGGGCTGTTCGTCGCAAAATCTCTTCGAATCCCGCAATTCGAATTTTCCCAACCTCAAATCAATCTGTCGGGGATTGCGGATTTGGCGCGGCTTTCTGGCACAGGCTTTTCAATCCCCAATCTGAATTCCACAACCCCAAATCAAATCATTTCGGAATGCGGATTGTTGATTGCGGATTGGACTCTCGCGTTACAAAATCTTTTCGAATTCCACAATCCGAAATCCACATTCCACATTTGACCAAGATTTGTTCTGATAAATTAAAACTCATTTCATTCCCGCCACAACAGCGCCGGCGGCGGCATGATGCGCGCCATTATTTCATTTTCATATTCAGATTCCAGGCTTGCTTTTTGCCCTTTAGATACGTATTTTCAGCCGTTTTCAGAGATTTAAGGAATGGCATGATCGAGGCACAATTTTACAAGAAGCTGGATAATGGCAAGGCCCTATGCTACCTCTGTCCGCGCTATTGTGAAATTGGCGACGGGCAAACGGGCTTCTGTTTCGTGCGCAAAAATGAAGGCGGCACGCTTTACGCGCTCGCCTATGCCAATCCCTATGCCATTCACATCGATCCCATCGAAAAAAAGCCGCTCTCGCACTACCTCCCGGGCACACGCATTCTTTCGCTGGGTACGGCCGGCTGCAATCTCGGCTGCAAATTTTGCCAGAATTGGGACATCTCGAAAGCGCGCTATGATCATGAGCGCGCTTATGCGTTTGCGCCCGAGGCGATTGTGGAAACGGCGTTGCAGCGCGATTGCCCCAGCATCGCGTTCACGTATAACGATCCCGTGATTTGGGCGGAATACGCCATCGACATTGCCAAAGCCGCGCACGCCGCCGGATTGAAAACCGTGATGGTCTCCGCCGGTTACATTACGCCCGAGGCGCTGCCTGCGGTGTTTGATCATATCGACGCCGCCAACATCGATCTTAAAGGTTTCACCGAAAATTTCTACCGCAAAACGTGCCTGGCTCATCTCGCGCCCGTGCTGGAAACTTTGAAAATGCTCAAGCGGCGCGGCACAACCTGGCTGGAGATTACCAATCTCATCATTCCGACATTGAACGACTCCCTTGATGAGATTCGCGCGATGTGCCAGTGGATTCTTGACAACCTCGGGCCGGAAGTGCCGTTGCATTTTACCGGCTTTCATCCGGATTTCAAGTTGATGCACTTGCCGCCGACGCCGGCCGCGGTGCTGGAAGAGGCGCGCCTGCTGGCGTTGACGCTGGGCTTGCAATATGTTTATATCGGCAATGTCGCAACACGCGAGGGCAACAATACCTATTGTCCGGCGTGCCGCACGCTGCTCATCCGGCGCACCGGGCATGCCGTATATGAAATGAACCTTGAGGAGGGCCGCTGTCCCACGTGCCATCTGAAAATACCGATTATCCTCAGCCCGCCGCAACAACGCCGGAGGCGTTTCGCGCCCAGATATGAGGCCGTGGTTTAAGCGGCAATCGCTGCTGCAGTGAATGGCAAAAAGCGCCGC is part of the Cytophagia bacterium CHB2 genome and encodes:
- the amrS gene encoding AmmeMemoRadiSam system radical SAM enzyme is translated as MDNGKALCYLCPRYCEIGDGQTGFCFVRKNEGGTLYALAYANPYAIHIDPIEKKPLSHYLPGTRILSLGTAGCNLGCKFCQNWDISKARYDHERAYAFAPEAIVETALQRDCPSIAFTYNDPVIWAEYAIDIAKAAHAAGLKTVMVSAGYITPEALPAVFDHIDAANIDLKGFTENFYRKTCLAHLAPVLETLKMLKRRGTTWLEITNLIIPTLNDSLDEIRAMCQWILDNLGPEVPLHFTGFHPDFKLMHLPPTPAAVLEEARLLALTLGLQYVYIGNVATREGNNTYCPACRTLLIRRTGHAVYEMNLEEGRCPTCHLKIPIILSPPQQRRRRFAPRYEAVV
- the tnpA gene encoding IS200/IS605 family transposase, giving the protein MSYWRLHYHGVWACKNREALITPELEPILYAYLRRKGLELGAIMHMIGGIADHIHTVFSLPPKYAVADFIGKLKGASSHWVTHVLKHPGAFEWQRGYGVLSFGDKALSAVIAYARNQKEHHKNQTTREVMEKWSEEEDGVVVYWDESGGESTAR
- a CDS encoding CRISPR system precrRNA processing endoribonuclease RAMP protein Cas6, whose translation is MPKDQNDHTISNGPSFHANKSGAVNYQLPHIPYLRMRFSLLAQRDSHLPFFKGSLLRGAFGHALRRTVCVMGPQQPCETCLLRRQCAYPQLFETFVEGEPPPFLRGLDTAPRPYVFEPFDQQQHYRAGESLRFDLLLFGKAIPLHPYAIYAVAQMASEGLGYKRFPFDLLKVEWQEGENKQQKEKGKQQEGDIEPRTATGEIEWRLLYDGASKRLHENPSPQLVSAITHSTVSSAQITFQTPTRLKFNNTLTSEFSFRMLAFKMIRRVLELAHFHLPGASLDWEFHDLLTAANSVKITRRQLQWVDWERRSNRQNTEMKMGGFVGEIVLEGDLAPFIHLLRTCEIVHVGKGAVFGNGKIACETAP